In Halobacteriovorax marinus SJ, the following proteins share a genomic window:
- the rnc gene encoding ribonuclease III, which translates to MNKTLSSVFMHENFGESISDFSQLDTVLKDQEIILNLQRNISHKFKNMALLYEALTHSSFGHECFGDSKKSYERLEFLGDSVLDLIITDLLQEKFPAMVEGKLSKLRASLVNEVSLKELASSLEIERAVLVGKGELKAQGNLKSSILSDVFEAVLGAIYKDSSLEVSKKSFISIIENYEKLSGQIYLDEKRLQEFDSKSRLQEMTMSLFKTLPKYSAKELSNGNFEVEASVLDKFLEKGEFSSKKKGEQKLAKNIIIKIEEYAKRSANVN; encoded by the coding sequence ATGAACAAGACTTTGTCTTCTGTTTTTATGCATGAAAATTTTGGAGAGAGTATCTCTGATTTTTCACAATTAGATACAGTATTAAAGGATCAGGAAATCATTCTTAACCTTCAGAGAAATATCTCCCACAAATTTAAAAATATGGCCCTTCTTTACGAAGCGCTTACTCATTCGTCTTTTGGTCACGAATGTTTTGGTGATTCAAAGAAATCTTATGAGCGACTAGAGTTCTTAGGAGATAGTGTTCTCGATTTAATCATTACTGATCTCTTACAAGAAAAATTTCCCGCTATGGTAGAAGGAAAATTGTCAAAATTAAGAGCTTCCTTAGTGAATGAAGTGAGCTTAAAAGAGTTGGCAAGCTCTCTTGAGATAGAAAGAGCTGTGTTGGTTGGAAAGGGTGAACTTAAGGCACAAGGAAACTTAAAGAGCTCTATACTCAGTGATGTATTCGAAGCAGTACTCGGAGCTATTTATAAAGACTCATCACTTGAAGTTTCTAAGAAGAGTTTTATTTCTATTATTGAAAATTATGAAAAATTAAGCGGTCAAATCTATTTAGATGAAAAGAGACTGCAAGAATTCGATTCAAAGAGTCGCTTACAAGAGATGACGATGTCTCTTTTTAAAACATTGCCAAAGTACTCGGCTAAAGAGCTTTCAAATGGAAATTTTGAAGTAGAGGCAAGTGTTTTAGATAAATTCTTAGAAAAGGGAGAGTTCTCTTCTAAGAAGAAAGGTGAACAGAAATTAGCAAAAAATATAATTATAAAAATTGAAGAATACGCAAAAAGGAGCGCAAATGTTAATTGA
- a CDS encoding tyrosine-type recombinase/integrase: protein MQKNRSFNELNLNELQNNFFSKLKAMGRSQNTLKNYKTDLDCFNQYLIKNEGETDITHFGMPEVQHYGQYLEKKYSSDNSRRRRVQALRIFFDYLVEENLFESNPVRKLPTSPKFLDIPRPTPFIDVKTLWVSLLEEATSNNEMNALIARRNQIVMLLIYGAGLKVSDLSKLKTSNIFLESETPRVLISHPKRDPYTIALPKIFTQVFEEYILKLSDMKIKSSINFDELLFNANPYRILSGSLSPRGLEVIFEEYRKKLQITLTPKSLRQACIFKWLHQEHDETSIKEWMGVAPTYSLKLYKEHMNNYIYNENFLGELYKNYLSKA, encoded by the coding sequence ATGCAAAAGAATAGATCATTTAATGAATTAAACCTTAATGAATTACAGAATAACTTCTTTTCCAAACTTAAGGCCATGGGAAGAAGTCAAAATACATTAAAGAATTATAAAACTGATCTAGATTGCTTTAATCAATATCTAATAAAGAATGAAGGTGAAACTGACATCACACATTTTGGAATGCCCGAAGTTCAGCACTACGGACAATATCTCGAAAAGAAATATAGCTCAGATAACTCTAGAAGAAGACGAGTTCAGGCCCTTAGAATTTTCTTTGACTATCTTGTTGAAGAAAATCTCTTTGAGAGTAATCCTGTAAGAAAGCTACCTACATCTCCAAAGTTCTTAGATATTCCAAGGCCTACTCCTTTTATAGATGTAAAGACTCTCTGGGTTTCTCTTCTAGAAGAGGCCACTTCAAATAATGAGATGAATGCTCTCATTGCTCGTAGAAACCAAATTGTTATGTTACTTATTTACGGTGCAGGATTGAAAGTTTCTGATTTAAGTAAACTTAAAACAAGTAATATATTTTTAGAAAGTGAAACTCCAAGAGTTCTCATCTCTCACCCAAAGAGAGATCCATATACAATTGCACTGCCGAAAATATTCACACAAGTTTTTGAAGAATATATTTTAAAGCTAAGTGATATGAAGATTAAATCTTCTATTAATTTTGATGAACTTCTATTTAACGCAAACCCTTATCGCATCCTCTCGGGGTCACTTAGTCCTAGAGGTTTAGAAGTCATCTTCGAAGAGTATAGAAAGAAACTTCAAATTACTCTCACTCCTAAATCCCTCAGACAAGCTTGTATCTTTAAATGGCTTCACCAAGAACACGACGAGACAAGTATCAAAGAGTGGATGGGAGTTGCTCCTACATATAGCCTTAAGCTCTACAAAGAACATATGAATAATTATATTTATAATGAGAATTTCTTGGGCGAGCTCTATAAGAACTATCTCTCTAAAGCCTAG
- the era gene encoding GTPase Era, with amino-acid sequence MLIEHQHPDNKSIMVAVLGAPNVGKSSLVNYLLGMDLSVVTNKAQTTRNKIHCVFTVDRTEIVLVDTPGLHKTNQELNKRLNEQAREGVDGADLNLLLVDLTRPVLGQLEDFKENMESDKFAKTWVLFTKCDRVENYKELPLSLVMDKMQELMPEIEKGIVISTKDGTNMHNLTGLLVDEAAPGPHYYGDGSVSNKNERFFATEYIREQAFELLNAELPYELAVVIDEYKDMKPKRGETETKVKSHISASILVNRPSQRAIVVGSKGGMIKEIGTRSRKKIEAMVGGQVHLNLHVKVSPKWFKNNNILEELGLPRAKNSNRVWRSR; translated from the coding sequence ATGTTAATTGAACATCAACACCCAGACAATAAATCTATTATGGTCGCCGTTCTTGGTGCACCAAATGTTGGTAAGAGTTCACTAGTAAATTACTTACTAGGAATGGACTTATCTGTTGTTACAAATAAAGCACAGACAACAAGAAATAAAATTCACTGTGTATTCACTGTTGATAGAACAGAGATTGTTTTAGTAGATACTCCGGGTCTACACAAGACTAACCAAGAGTTAAATAAGAGATTAAATGAGCAAGCGAGAGAAGGTGTTGATGGAGCTGATTTAAATCTTTTACTTGTAGACTTAACTAGACCTGTTCTCGGTCAACTTGAAGACTTTAAAGAGAATATGGAAAGTGACAAGTTTGCTAAGACTTGGGTTCTATTCACTAAATGTGATCGCGTAGAGAACTATAAAGAGCTTCCTTTGTCACTTGTTATGGATAAGATGCAAGAGCTAATGCCTGAGATCGAGAAGGGAATTGTTATTTCTACAAAAGATGGAACTAATATGCACAACCTTACAGGTCTACTGGTTGACGAAGCGGCTCCGGGGCCTCACTACTATGGTGATGGATCTGTTTCAAATAAGAATGAAAGATTCTTTGCAACTGAATATATCAGAGAGCAGGCATTTGAATTATTAAATGCTGAATTGCCATATGAACTCGCTGTAGTGATTGATGAATATAAAGATATGAAACCAAAACGTGGTGAGACTGAGACAAAAGTTAAGTCTCATATCTCAGCATCAATCCTAGTTAATCGTCCTTCTCAAAGGGCCATTGTTGTTGGTTCAAAAGGTGGAATGATTAAGGAAATTGGAACGCGCTCAAGAAAGAAAATTGAAGCGATGGTAGGTGGACAGGTTCACTTAAACCTTCACGTAAAAGTGTCTCCTAAGTGGTTTAAGAATAATAATATTCTTGAAGAGCTTGGGTTACCAAGAGCAAAGAATTCAAATAGAGTGTGGCGTAGTAGATAG
- a CDS encoding phosphatase domain-containing protein has product MKVLLSFLFLINLSVSAKTLVISDIDDTLKRTNVLGYFTGGLRSTNPFIGLPELYNDFLCNEEETQEKRDYCKKFRGHNHSLNRSLIYVTAASGRIQMFGREFISRSGFPQVAVIGKETGRDTLEFKTSTVSEIVKAESYDEIILIGDNGQHDVGAYKAVSEAFPNKKITTYIHQVYNPSHKDDDEKKGVDLAPGQVAYFTGSDLALEFYAKGLISEKQLKNIVSKVHRYITSRDEDLYEQVVPEWSDCRPFMANYERPSVHLSKDIEKLVSSIEDKLKKACR; this is encoded by the coding sequence ATGAAAGTATTATTGAGTTTTTTATTTTTAATTAACTTAAGCGTAAGTGCTAAGACGCTAGTTATTTCAGATATAGACGATACATTGAAGCGAACGAATGTATTGGGCTATTTCACTGGTGGACTTCGTTCAACGAATCCTTTCATCGGATTACCAGAACTCTATAATGACTTTCTTTGTAATGAGGAAGAAACTCAGGAAAAGAGAGATTATTGTAAGAAGTTTAGAGGACATAATCACTCTTTAAATAGATCTCTTATCTATGTAACTGCGGCGTCGGGAAGAATTCAAATGTTTGGTCGTGAGTTTATCTCTAGATCAGGATTTCCTCAAGTTGCAGTTATTGGTAAAGAGACTGGAAGAGACACTTTAGAGTTTAAAACAAGTACTGTAAGTGAGATTGTTAAGGCCGAGTCTTATGATGAAATTATTCTCATTGGAGATAATGGACAGCATGACGTAGGTGCTTATAAAGCTGTAAGTGAAGCTTTTCCAAATAAGAAGATTACCACTTATATTCATCAAGTTTATAATCCTAGTCACAAAGATGACGATGAGAAGAAAGGTGTAGATCTTGCTCCTGGGCAAGTGGCATACTTTACTGGAAGTGATCTTGCACTTGAGTTCTATGCAAAAGGGCTAATCTCTGAAAAGCAATTAAAGAATATTGTTTCAAAAGTTCATCGCTACATAACTTCACGTGATGAAGATCTCTATGAGCAAGTTGTACCAGAGTGGAGTGATTGTAGACCATTTATGGCAAATTACGAGAGGCCAAGTGTTCATCTTTCAAAAGATATTGAAAAACTTGTTTCATCTATTGAAGATAAACTGAAGAAGGCCTGTAGATAA
- a CDS encoding ribosome biogenesis GTPase Der, with translation MKNRSMVVSLIGRPNVGKSSLFNRLMQKQHKAITHDQPGVTRDRHYGITTIEDLQDVDAADIILVDTGGFYPERIDERGRNSEEENANKFFNIMTDHARMAIGESDLVLFVVDVREGALPFDNTIADYIRTTKKPFLVVANKYDSDKQAGEEIDFYSLGIDSDELFTTSATHGRGVTFLREKIQRLASEFSNGALKSMPEISKGVTPREEVVSKIALIGAPNAGKSTLLNLLVGAQRALVSDIAGTTVDPIEGFFDLYFGKEAKILEEDQGFSSNDGLLFKQYEEFRRNNADVYQQMVDSYAIEEDSDKNVGMEHFEVDYELTTLVTEELDQQRSESFDKNYDQVFNEESEESSEEEITLSTESSETVEKKEDDNHWRSIHIIDTAGIRRQKTVNGFIESQSVYRSLRSITESDVVIVMIDATNGIGHQDRRLIDISLEKGKSVIVALNKMDLMREQLPDEAAKREWLNNLRRDIPWLDFCDIITISAKHNKGMKKLKEALKKTILVRSRNIPTGELNRFVFDLVERNPVIAKSQGAKRFKVKYTSMIKSGPPTFLMFTNKSQGIPEHYRRYLVNSIRSGFKLYNTPVHLIFRTGNDLAKRMKKSKMAMMLND, from the coding sequence ATGAAAAATAGATCAATGGTAGTTTCATTAATCGGGAGACCTAATGTGGGTAAGAGTTCTCTCTTTAACCGATTAATGCAAAAACAACACAAAGCAATTACCCACGATCAACCAGGTGTTACTAGAGATAGACACTATGGAATTACTACAATTGAAGATCTTCAAGATGTAGATGCTGCCGACATCATTCTCGTTGATACAGGAGGTTTTTATCCTGAGAGAATTGATGAGAGAGGAAGAAATAGTGAAGAAGAGAATGCAAATAAATTCTTCAATATTATGACTGACCATGCTCGCATGGCCATCGGTGAATCTGATCTTGTACTCTTTGTTGTAGATGTTAGAGAAGGAGCACTTCCTTTTGACAATACAATTGCTGATTATATTAGAACAACGAAGAAGCCTTTTCTTGTTGTTGCCAATAAGTATGATTCTGACAAGCAAGCCGGAGAAGAGATTGACTTCTATTCTCTTGGAATTGATTCGGATGAGCTCTTTACAACGAGTGCTACTCACGGTCGTGGTGTAACTTTTCTTCGTGAAAAGATACAAAGATTGGCGAGCGAGTTCTCAAATGGAGCGCTTAAGTCAATGCCTGAAATTTCAAAAGGTGTTACTCCACGTGAGGAAGTTGTTTCTAAGATTGCTCTTATTGGAGCACCAAATGCTGGTAAGTCTACATTACTAAACTTACTTGTTGGGGCGCAGAGAGCTCTCGTTAGTGATATTGCTGGGACAACAGTCGATCCTATTGAAGGATTCTTTGATCTCTACTTTGGTAAAGAAGCAAAAATCTTAGAAGAAGATCAAGGTTTCTCATCAAATGACGGGCTACTCTTTAAGCAGTATGAAGAGTTTAGAAGAAATAATGCCGATGTTTATCAGCAGATGGTTGACTCTTATGCCATTGAAGAAGATTCGGATAAGAATGTTGGAATGGAGCACTTTGAGGTTGATTATGAACTTACAACTCTAGTAACAGAAGAGCTTGATCAACAAAGAAGTGAATCTTTTGATAAGAATTATGATCAAGTCTTCAATGAAGAAAGTGAAGAAAGCTCTGAAGAAGAGATCACACTAAGTACTGAGAGTTCTGAGACCGTAGAGAAGAAAGAAGATGATAATCATTGGAGATCAATCCATATTATCGATACGGCAGGGATTAGAAGACAGAAAACTGTAAATGGTTTCATTGAATCACAATCAGTTTACCGCTCTTTAAGAAGTATTACAGAATCAGATGTTGTAATCGTAATGATTGATGCCACTAATGGTATTGGTCACCAAGATAGACGTCTAATTGATATCTCACTTGAAAAAGGTAAGTCCGTAATTGTGGCCCTTAATAAAATGGACCTCATGAGAGAGCAGCTTCCTGATGAAGCAGCTAAGAGAGAATGGCTAAACAATTTAAGAAGAGATATTCCATGGCTTGATTTCTGCGATATTATTACAATTTCCGCCAAGCATAATAAGGGAATGAAGAAACTTAAAGAGGCCTTAAAGAAAACTATACTTGTTAGAAGTAGAAATATTCCTACAGGTGAGCTGAACCGCTTTGTTTTTGATCTCGTTGAGAGAAATCCTGTTATTGCAAAAAGCCAGGGTGCTAAGAGGTTTAAGGTTAAGTATACATCTATGATTAAATCGGGACCTCCGACTTTTCTGATGTTTACGAATAAGTCTCAAGGGATTCCTGAGCACTATAGACGTTACCTCGTAAATTCAATACGTTCAGGGTTTAAACTCTATAACACTCCTGTTCACCTTATCTTTAGAACAGGTAACGATTTGGCAAAGAGGATGAAGAAGTCTAAGATGGCAATGATGTTAAACGATTAA